GAGGGAGGCCCCTTCCCTGGGGCTCTGGGGAGGCACCTGTGAAGACAGACCTGAAGCGAATCCCTGACAGCCCCTGCCCTGCTGTGAGTGGGCCTGACTCCCAAGTCCTGGCCCAGCACCTCCAGCCCCCTCTGGCTTCTCACGTTCCTGCACCATCTGGGCTACACCAGTCATTTCCTTTCCCACACTGGCGCTGCGCAGGCTTTGCTTGGTGACCGGCCCCACCTGACCGGGCAGCTTCTCTGGAGCTGGAGCCTGGGGACCCACACAGGAAATCTCAGCCTCTCCAGCCAACTCTTGCTTCTTCTCCTTTGAGTCCACCCAGAGTCCAGGAGaaggtgtggggagaggggcaaTGGCCACACCCTGAGTCCCATCTAGAAGCTTCTCTGGGCTTGGCACAATGAGGTCCTTGTCCCTCTCACTGCTCCCAGCTCTTGCCTTTTCTCCTGGTGCACCCTGGGGCCCATCGGCAGTCAGGGCTCTGAGCCCAGCCTTCTCAAAGATCTTGGTGATGTGCTCCCTGAAGTCAGGGAAGCCACTGACCGTGCTAGTCTGCTTGGAGCGCGCATGCAGACCACCCGATGTGCCTCTGCTCAGATCCTCGGGGGGTTCTACCATCCTCTCCCCAATGCTCTTTGTCCCCTTTGCTGTCTCACCCGCCATGCCCTCCTCACAGGCAGGGGGTGCTGGAATCTCATAGGGTTTGGCACCTGCTGCTTTCTCCTCCACTAGCATGTGCTCACCCTTGGTCAGAAGTGGCATCCTGTCCAGGTAGGGCATGGAGTCCACAGGTCCCTCAAGAGTGCCAGCTTTGGAGCTTCCACCACTGGCTTGTGCCCCAGTGATTTCCCTACCTGTAGCTGCTGGTTGTGGGAGGGAGGCCGGGAGGCCCAAAGACAGCTTCATGGAGGTGGCATTTTCCAAGGCAAGCAGAGGCGCCTCTGTGGGAGAAGTGCTTTCACCAGGAGCTCTGGGCCCTTGGGAGGAGAGAGCTTTCTCTCCACTGTCTTCTGCCCCTTCCCTGGGAGCAACCTCCACATGCAGGTAAGGAGGGTCAGGAGCAGCGTCTTCTGGTGGCCCAGATAGCAAGAGCCTCTCTGCGCTGGAGACAGCCTGTGCTTCAGGAATCTCTGCCATGCTCCTGTGAATCCCACCCAGCTCTCCGGCTGGTGGCAAGGCATCCTGGCAGCTGGCCGAAGGCTGCTCAGCTTGGCAGGGCTCACCTGGGGCAGAGGTAGAAGTTTCCTCCCCAGGGGAGGGGCATTGCCCAGTATTAAGGAATCCAGCATTCAAAGCAGCTTCTCCTGCGTCCTCTGGAGCTGACTGCATCCCCAGGTCCCCTCTGCCAGCGTTCCCACTGGTCTCAGCAGCTCTGCCTTGCTCCTGGGCTGATGGGAAACTTCCAAGAAGCTCTCGGGCCTCGGCATCCGAGGTGGCGGGCTGCTCCATTTCCTTCCGTGGGGCCAGCACTGGCCGCTGTCTGCCTCCCTGGGTTTCAGCACCTGACTCTCTCTCTGGGGCATCCTGGGTGGTTGTGACGCTGGGGCTGGCGGGTGCTGGAACTGGCGGGCAGTGAGCTGCATCCAGGAGAGCCACGGGCTCAGGCTGCCGAGGCGGAGTCCCCACTGTGTTcgcacttgtcttctctgttttactCAAGCCCTCGAGCAGGCGCCGAGTGTCAGCGGCTTCAGAAGCTCCTCCATCACCGAGACATGCTTCTTCATGCTGGCTGCTGACTTCCAGCGTACCCACCAGCTCTTGTCGGGACTTGCTTGGCCCTTGCCCAGCACAgcaattttcctttctgttcaaGTTACCTGCAAGAGAGGACTCTTCGGAGGTGTCTGCCGCAGGAGGCCCCACCCCGGACGGCCGGCGGTCACTGCGTGCTCCCTCTTGCCCATTCTCCCCTAGGGCAGGCAGCTCTGGGCTTACTGGTGCTGACAACTCCGACTGCTCTGTCGCAGGGCTCTCCAGAACCGAGTCCCTGGCAGCCGATCGTGTAGCATCAGACAGACTGTCTTTGGGGTGCTCCCTCTGTAGCTCCGATCTGGAAGCCTGCTCCTTTTCTCCACAAGTGGGCAAGCACGCATCCTCCTGAGGTGTCACAGGTACGTGGATTTGGGAAGAATCTGTGCCCAGCTTCTTCAAACCTGGATCACCTGGATAAGTCTCTTCCCCATTTTTACACACTCGGGTCTTCTCCCTGAGCATATCAAAGATGGATGCATCTGGGTCTGACTGGGATGGCTGGAGATGATTCTCAGAAGGTACTGAGGGCCTCTCAGGTGCAGCTACTCGTATGCAGCTATCCCCTGGGAAGGACGGGATTCCTTGCTGACTGTGCTCCAGACTGAGCGACGTGAGCCCGCTGTCCATTGCCAAGTCCTCCCCCTCAGGGGGCTGTGGCCCATCAGCCCGGGCTTCCTGTCCAGCTGCATCATGGCCCAGCCCACAAGACCGGTCTGGGGATGCCGGCAAGCCCGCCTCCTCACAGTTGTCAGGTGTCCGCGCAGATGGGTGGCTCATGGCCTTTATTTCAGATCTGCGCTCCACCTCCTGGGCTTTAGGGACAACCTCTGCAGCAGGAGTTGACAGGAAATCTGATTTCTCAGATTCCAAGGCAGGAAGAGAGTCCATTATTCCCAATCCCCCCAGGTCCTGGAGGGTGTGGGGACATTTGGTCTGCAATCTGGGCCCCTCCCAGCCAGCTCCCTCGGGAAGAACATGCTCACCAGctccgtccggccccgggatcAGGATGCGACCGTTCTCATGGAGCTTGGGCAGTGAGTCAGATGCATGGGCCACTGAGCTCCGAGCTGCGCCTTCTGATACAGAGCCcagcctgcctgtgggctgggggccCTCCTCACGGAGTGGCTGTGCTGAGTCTGTGCTGGGAAGGACTTGGCTCTCCACAGTGCCGTTCAGCTTTGAAATCTCATCTTTCTCCACCTCTGGGTCAGGCCTACAGCCAAGGGCCTGGGGTTGCTCTCCCTGTGGGTTTTCAGGATTCGCACTGGGTAGCTCTGGGGCTTCTTCCTGTCCTCTAGGGCTGGCCTCTGGTAGTCCACTTTCCTCATTGACCACAGCTGGGCTTTGGGGGGCCTTGGCTTCACGCTCTGGTCCCAGGGCACTTTCATCTGATGTactggggagaggagggggcaGCACCCCTTGTTGGACTTCGTGGCCTTGCTCCTTAATGGAgagctctcccctctcctcctgggGCAAAGGGGGAGGAACCTCTCTGGGGATCCCTTCTGGATGCACTCCCGCTCTTCCAAGATCTGATGCACACTTCTCCTGTCCCCCCAACTCAGCACCTGCCAGCTCTTCAGCCGGAACTCTAAGAACTGGTATCTCAGCCCCGTGAACCATCTCCCTGGCCAGCCAGCTGGGATTTGCTGCAGCCGCAGAGGCCCAAGTGGCCGGCTGTGGACTGAGGTTTGGAGCTGGACGCACTTCCTCTGCCGGTACATGCGGGGACTGCTCAGCACTCATGAGCAGAACCCCTTCGGGCTGGTCACCTGGTGGTGCGCAGACAGCATTACCGGGCTGGGCTCCCCACCCTCTTGTCTGCGAGGAATGCTGAGCATCACTGGCATCCAGAGTCTCCTTCCTagagcctccagcccctggcgcCAGGGCAGGACGCAGTGACCCCCAGGGCAGCTCTGTGCAGGGTAGATGTGCTCCCATTTGCTGCTGGCAGATTTCCTGGGATGCAGCATTTATGTCCTCTTCTTGGGAAGCCCCTGAATTTTTCCTAGTAGAACCGCAGGGCTTGAGGAAAACCGAGTCATCAGCCAAGTCTTCAGGCATCACCTCCACTTggcatttttctctgtctgaggCTCTTGGGGCTGGATCTTGCAGGATTGGGGTCTCAGTTTTTGTGGGGGACTCCTCCAGGCCAGCTGAGCTCTCCTTGCCTGGGTGGGCTGCAGCAGGGGCCTTGGGGACCACCCCCTGCCCAGACTCTGTGGGGGGAAAGCCACCTGCAGCCTCCTTCCCTGGTGACCCGAAACCACCTGGCTGGCTGACCTCCGCACATGGCTGCTCTTTCAGAGGTGCTGGTGGCCTTCCTGGCTGCTGTTCAAGGTGACTGGAGGAAGCCGCTTTATCAACCTCTTCCTTCATGCCTCCCTCTCTTCCGGCACTAGGCACGATGGTGGCCACACTGCCCCAAGCAGAGCTGTCCTCCTCAGGGACAAAGGCTGCCAGGGCCACCCCTGGGGCTTTGGGGGAAGGTTCCCTCCTGGAATGTTGAACGAGGGGCCAACCTTCAGGTGCTTCTGCCGGGCTTTCCAAGCACCCTTCTGGGGAGCCCTCAGCAAAGGGCATGGTGGCTGAGTGGCACTCCTGCtcccagggggagggagggctgggcagtGGAGAGCTTTCTGGACCCCTGGCTTCCTGGGGGCACTTCCTTGGCTCAGTCACCTCTGGGCACACGGTGCACGGATCCTGGCTGGCAGCCCTCTCAGAAGCGGAGCAGGAGCCTCCACGCCCACACCTGcgaataatgaaaacattttgtttcaTCAGGTCTCAGGGATGTTGAGGACGAGGCCGCATGACAGGCCAGTTCTCTCCAACCCTCTCGCCTTTAACAGCCACAAGACACACCTGCCCATGCACCTCAGTCCTCTCCATGAAGGCTGCCCCTAAGGCCACTCCTCCTATAACCACTACACATGCTCTCGTTATCCCCAAAATCGAAGCAGGGAGCCCCAAATATTCAGTTTGGGGCTTTTCATGTTGGTCAGTACTGAATAGGGAAGTATGGAAACTAATTCATAATCGTCTAAACTGCAGGAACTCCAAAAGTTTTTAGTAAGTAGAGAGTTTGAATTAGTTTAATGTGGGTTACAAAGAGATCTCAAACACTTCTGAGGATGCTTAGATGTTCAGGAAAAAAGCACAAGTGGGTAAAGTCatgcttcaaaataaaaagctattcTTGGTAACTGTTTACTTGACTCCTCACATTCAAAGGTGGTACTGTGAGGGGCATAGCCCCCAAATCAATCTATTTAGCTGTGGAATTTCTGCAAATGACTGATATGTAAAATTCTTGGGAGCTGAATTACCTTTATACCCATATTTGTCTTAACTTGAACATATTTTGCTGGACAATGTGTGAAGAAAAACTATGGCTCAAATTATGGACTTGCTATAGATAACTAACTACCTAGTTATTGTAAACTAGCCTATTACCTGGCATATTTTGACTGTATTTCTAATTccgtaatattttattaaatgcatttctaaactttaaaagtaatacatggcagatacaaaatttagaaaatgtagaaaaaatatcTCCCACATGCTTGCCACTTGAAGCGTTCTGGCGAATAACATTTTTCTCCATGTGATTTTCTATGGgatgtaatttttgttatttttacataGCTGTGATTCTGTATACTTGCTATGATCAAATATCTTTTGCTATCAAGAGAAATTGCTAAAGGCAAAATTAATAGGAGTATGTCTTTCCTAAGGCTTTTACCATGATGTTTAAAAGAAGATTTGTGGAATCTTCTTGTAActgttacatacacacacattcacatgttCATAGACCCACAGTGTCTTGGATATGACCAGAGGAAAGATCCTACCTGTTTCACTACCAAAACTCTAGCTTCCCATGCAAGGTGAcgcatatatatttttagtgaGAGATGCATACAATGGGAAGGTGAAGtacattccttttaaaaatttagaaatccaTGTCATGGAgtgaattgtgtccccctaaaatCCATGTGTTGAAACGCTAGCCCCCAACATGACTGTACGTGGAGAAGGGGCCTTCATGGAGTTAAAGTTTAAAAAGGTCTTAAGAGCGGAGCCCTGATGCAGTAGGACTGGGGTCCTTCCGAGAAGAGGGAGACAGCAGGAGCGGGCTCGCGCGGggaagacacagcaggaaggACCACCTGCAGCCAAGAGGGGCCTCACCAGAAGCCACCTCTTCTGGCTCCGTAACTCGGaattccagcctctagaactattAGGAAATTAATTCTGCTGCTGAAGCCACCCTGTCTGTGGTGCTCGGTCATGGCAGTATGAGCGGACTAATGCAATGGGTATATGCACTTTACATTGAACTTTGCAATATTTTTGAGGTTCCAAATTTTCCAAAGTGAAACGTTGGGACAATGATAATGGATGAATCCACTGGAAGTAATGCTTTTGCACGGATGATCTCCATTAACCCTGAGGAGAGCCAGCCGAGGTGCTATCACGCCATTTCGTAGATGAGAATTCTGAGAACAGGTTAGGCTTGGATTCGGCGGGCGTCTCACTCCATGGGCCATGATCTTCTCACTCACTCTCTGCTGCCTCGGAGAATAAAAGCTTCCAAGGAGGGAGTCCCAAATTCATCTGTTGAAACCTGTTCCCCAGGGTGATGGTATGAGGACGTAGGGgctctgggaggtgattaggtaaTGAGAGTGGAGCCCACATGAATGGAAGTAGTGTCCTTCTAGAAGAGACCCCAGAGGGCTCCCTCACCCCTCTGCCtttgaggacacagtgagaagacggCTGTCTGAAACAGGAAggaggctctcaccagacacggAGTCTGCTGGCCCCTTGATGCTGAGCTTCCCGGCCTCCAAAACTATGAGCAACTGACATCTGTTGCAATAGCCACTCACCCTCTCCTCTTTACCTgaccccactccagcctcttGCCAAGCCCCTCACCTACGAAATGTTCGTGACATCACACAACATCCTGGAAGGAGGTGTGTACGCATCATCACTACACCAGTCATCCGCATTCAAAAAGGAGATTCAATCACAGGAATAACTAGATACCTATTGCAGCTGATTTCTATTGCTGTTATAATAAATTGCCACAGAATTAGTGGCTTTAGACAgtacaaattaattttcttacagttctataGGAAAATGTCTGACACGGCTCTCACTGGGCTGATATCATGGTGTCAGGGGGCTGTGTTCCCTTCTGGAAGCCCTAGGGACCAAGGCGCTTCCTTGCTTTTCCAGAGGCTGCCCACGTCTGTGACTCACAggctcttcctccatcttcaaagccagcagcgcAGAATCTTCCTCCGGTCCATCTTAGATATTTACATCAATTTCAGGGATTAAGAAGAGGACATccttgctgggggctgggggcatcTAAGATGGACCGGAGAGTGAGGCAGCTACTGTCTCAACCAGATTAGCATTTTCAGACCTAAAAGCCGAGCTAATGAGGGCAAAGAAGAGAAACATCAGAGGGTAAGTTAGGTGAATCCCTCCAATCCTCAGATGGTCACGAGGGCAGCCGCACCCACGCAGAGCCCTGGCCCAGCGCTGCTGACCTGGGTGAAAACACCCGGGTGTGGGTAACGCCCTCAGCCTGGCTTCACTAAAGTACGAGGCTCAGAGGGCTCACCAACCACAGGGCTGTTGTCTCCATGGATTGTTCTGGAACTGCACCTCAGCACTCTGCATGTGGCCATTTTCCTTGTAACAAGCACTTTACATTGAACTGTGTCCCACCCATTCACTAGGGGTCACATTGTTTAGTAGTAATGAGATTGATGGTGTGCAGTTCAGAAATGAAGCGCTCCTATTGATGTCTGCTTGCTCAGGAAGCCCAGATCACAGCCTCCTCCAAACCAAGCTGCTTCTAGTCCCCGCCTCTGACTGGGGAGTGTGTGGGTTACCTTCAGGCTGGCTGAAATCACTGTTATATGGGGACAAGATGGCAAATTCACTTGATTTGGGCACCTTGAAAACTTACGGATCTTACCAGGATCAAATTCCCATTGAGTGTGAGGCACACACTCCCCCAAAGTAAGGATCTAGCTTGGTTTATTTAGCACAAGCTGATCACCAGCAATCCTTTTGACTGCCCATCAGAAGCAATTTTTAAAACCAGATTAAAGACACTCACGAGGAGCAGATTTGCCTTAGGGCAGGAAAAATTCTAAGAACTCATCTGTGAGGGCCCTGCCTTAATTGAAACTTACATAATGCCCTTTATACTTTAAGTCTGAGTCAGAATGTGTGGAGGGGGTTCTGCTCAGAATCCGAAGGCTAGCTCTTGTGGGCTGGGCAGTGTGGCCCTCTCACAGGAGGCTTGCAGTTCAAAGGTGGTTGCTGCCTTTAGGTTGAGGTCAGGAGGGCACACAGATTGCAGACCACGGCCCCCAGCATGACAGTGGGAGAAGCACAGTAGGGGGGTTACTGGGGAGCCCAGGTGATTTGCTGCCCCAAAGGTCTGAGCAGACTATGGAGAGGTAGAAAAGGTCCTCCCTACTACCTTAGCTGGACGATCGCATCCACATGGGTTTCTAAGTGCATAGTTTTGAAGACATACCCATGAACAGACTGGGGATGCTTAAAgggagtgagacagggaccatggatgtagtcagagtagggtgagggcctccggagggggcagggcaggatatttgcagtcagagcaatgtaactacatgcaaagaaacccccctactaaaactctgttaaacattgagctctagaatcattcttcagtgagatcagttgatgttccccagataaagaagagtagcacatgttttattatgctaatcatttgtagccatgtgtaagattcactttagcctAGGCCGATGTGCTGTCTTTcgtccttcagatctgatgaagtgattttgcaaactgagcaactaatttagcaagtaagcccaggcataaacaacacagtaaaaggcaagaaggattccaccttaaagataagattgcattttaatacccaagaagttaagatgttagaaattcttaccttactctttagcaaacaattcctcagcccaccttgggggctgggcaggtggccttgtttcatatgctcccagaccaagatgctggtatctcagagagaaatcatcagaggaagttgcttgtgttaattctaaatattcagggaccacttaacaagtccacgcccctaagtttttttcatgttctcaaaaaatcctcaactgcctataaaactcctagacaaagcaccaccacgggctctcttgtcccctcttggcatgagccaggagctctattctctcactttatctctaaataaaagcctgtaccttgctctcttaCCCTGAGTGTTTGTGAAACTCactcttcggcttcgtgaacaagaaccccggcaccaGGAGGAAGGAGGCCGGTTGAGGAGACACCAAGCCTGGACCCCACACTAGCAGGCATTAAGGGGCCCAACACAGCCATAAAGACAGACTGTCAAGATGGGGAGTTGACAgtactgagcatttactaagGGCAGGTGGTGCTAAGTACTTTCCAGTTACGATTGCATGTAATCCACATGGTAGCCTGGCAGAGTGAATGGCCCCCCCATGCACACATCGAGAAATATTTCAGAGAGGTTCAAGCCTGGACCTGGGGTTGCAGAGCTCCAGTTGCAGGGCAAGATCAAGCCCTGTACTGTCCAGCTCcagggccctgcctcctcccttttCCCTGTACTCGCTGCATCAAGGATGGTGCCACAGTCTCTCTTCCCATCCTGTTGGGTCCTTATCATTCTACTCCCAGGATGCAGCCAGAGCAATGAAGGCTTGATCCTGTCACTCTGCGGGCAGACTCTCCAGTGGTTTCGACCAGCTGTGGCCCCAGCTTACATTCCCTGCTCTGTTCCACCCAGAGCTCCCCACCCCTGCAGCTGCCTGGGGGCTGGAGGCCTCCTGCTCCTCCCAGCACATGTCAGACCCAATCATCACTCCTCACAAAGGCTCCCTAGCCTGGCCTTTGGGATCAAATCTCCTTTCCTAGGCCCACCCAGTGATGGCACTGGTCACCGTTGCCATCATGATCAAGGACTGACGACGATTTCCCCCACTGGAATATAATGGAAACTGGGTCTTCGATTTCCCCCACTGGAGTATAATGGAAACTGGGTCTTGTCTATTTTCAATACTGCATCCCCAGTTTTtttacctggcatatagtaaacatTGAACATATGGATGTATGAgtagatggaaggatggatggatggatggccagtgggagggtggatgggtagatggatggatagttggatggatggatggatggatggatggatgcatgcatggatggatggatggatggatggatggatgcatagaTGGATGCATAGATGGCGAAAtgtttgggtgggtgggtggatgtaTGGTTGGTTGGGTGGGTGGATGCACAGATACAACTGAAACCAAATCAAGGATTCTAAATATGTGGGAATGCTCCCAAATCATGGTGGTCTGATTTGAAGATTAGGAAAGTTCTTTTCTTCCATACCATCATAGCATTCTAGTAATTTGTTAGTCAAAACCTcttaatttacagatgaggaaactgaggctcagaaaagacaaAGTATTTTTGCTGAAATGCTTCTGCAAAAGACAGGAGGTTTTGGCAGCATTTCTCAACAACAAGTCCCTGTGTGCACTGGTGGGTCTGATGCGTTAGAGGGTGCACAGCAAGTCtgcaaatgatttattttaataaattagtcTAATTCAAACGACTAGATTTCCACATATAACCTTATCACTGTTACTCATTGCATTCTAATGTGCTTTCTGGAGAAGGAACAGGAAAGCAAGAGGTACAGGGAGATCTGGTGAGAGAACTGCAGCCCCCGGGATGCAACAATCCTAGTACACCAGACACCTGTGGCAGCTGGGGTGCAGGTGAGGGGCCCAGGGGCTGGAGCTGCTCCTCAGCTCCTTGCATTCATGTCATGGCCCACATATTAGGGGGTTTTCTGACACTTCTAAGCCCTTAGAGAAGTAAGATGCTTCTGCACTGTTCTCTACACCCTTGGGGTTGTCTCCCCAGGAGGAAGTGAGACTTCCCTGACTGGTGAGATAGGGAAGGCTGTCCTCTGGGTACAGTTTCCCCATGGTGTGGTTAGATCATGCCAGGTCACTGAGATGAGCTTGCCCACTggggctgccctccccacccttcaTGACATCCTGAGCTGACAGGCAACCTGGCGTGGTGGGGAGGGTTTGGTCAGGCGGCAGTGTGAGGAGTCCCACTTTGACTTCCCCTCCAGTCCAGCCTTGCCATTGATAAAGctgcctttcttctcctttcctgacTTTGGCGACTAGCTGACCATTGATTCAGAATCTGGATGTGATTAATTAGCTCCCTAAACCCTGACAGGATTAGTGTGGTGTTTACCCCACACGTACATTATTTGGTTATTTCCCCCGCACATTACGAAGCTTGTCAAATATTTGAACTGGCCTCTAGGTCAGGCTGTGCAGGTGACCTTTCTTCAGTAGAAGGGAGGCTGAAACCCTGACCAAGAAAAGTAAACTAAATTCCAGGATGTTTTCAGTTCTTCCCCGCATGAAATCAGAATAAATCTAGTTAATTTGAGGACCATGTAGATCTTCACAGTGACATAGCTAAACTGCCAATCACCTGATCAATTCGCTGTCTTTATTCTTGTcgtttgctttgtatttttttctctgtgaatcATAAGTCTGGTAACCAAGGGGCTCTGGGATTATAAATAATCATGATTCAGAGGTTCTCTACTCTCTATGATATACcacttccttgctttctttttcctttttctatgccAGGCTAGGAAGACTGCCTAAGAAGACACTTTTCTCAAGAACTTCATAAATGATCGAGCCAACTATGATAGATCATTCTGGATCAATTATTAACAGCTGAAAAGAATTGCATAGGATATGCACTCCATGTTTATGTTTCTATCAGGAGCTCTTAAATACCGAATTCTATGTTTCTCATAATATGATTGCTACACGTGCAAGAAAGAAGCTTGCCTGGTCTCTATGTAACGTGGGAAGTACGAGATGAAGCCTGGTTAAACAAGCTTCTTCACTGCAGAACTTCTCAGTGCCTTTGAGACACCGTCATGCAATGTGAGTCAACCAGAAGACATGTCATGGTATTGCCCACACTTGCCATTCCCCAGAAACCTTCCTCCGCCCCTTTACTTGGTAGAGCATTTAATGGGGCTAATGTCCCCCAGAACACAGAGTGGAAAGCACAGCCCCAGTGAAAGAGAGATTTGGTAAGGACATCTCAGGTGCCCTTTAGAGGACAGTTCTCAAAACA
The genomic region above belongs to Manis javanica isolate MJ-LG chromosome 7, MJ_LKY, whole genome shotgun sequence and contains:
- the TACC2 gene encoding transforming acidic coiled-coil-containing protein 2 isoform X4, with the protein product MQQDSGLHNVILWPPHAGPPQRTSSAQSPESVQPPGNSQNIRRKPEEKSGSSGHGDVPRCGRGGSCSASERAASQDPCTVCPEVTEPRKCPQEARGPESSPLPSPPSPWEQECHSATMPFAEGSPEGCLESPAEAPEGWPLVQHSRREPSPKAPGVALAAFVPEEDSSAWGSVATIVPSAGREGGMKEEVDKAASSSHLEQQPGRPPAPLKEQPCAEVSQPGGFGSPGKEAAGGFPPTESGQGVVPKAPAAAHPGKESSAGLEESPTKTETPILQDPAPRASDREKCQVEVMPEDLADDSVFLKPCGSTRKNSGASQEEDINAASQEICQQQMGAHLPCTELPWGSLRPALAPGAGGSRKETLDASDAQHSSQTRGWGAQPGNAVCAPPGDQPEGVLLMSAEQSPHVPAEEVRPAPNLSPQPATWASAAAANPSWLAREMVHGAEIPVLRVPAEELAGAELGGQEKCASDLGRAGVHPEGIPREVPPPLPQEERGELSIKEQGHEVQQGVLPPPLPSTSDESALGPEREAKAPQSPAVVNEESGLPEASPRGQEEAPELPSANPENPQGEQPQALGCRPDPEVEKDEISKLNGTVESQVLPSTDSAQPLREEGPQPTGRLGSVSEGAARSSVAHASDSLPKLHENGRILIPGPDGAGEHVLPEGAGWEGPRLQTKCPHTLQDLGGLGIMDSLPALESEKSDFLSTPAAEVVPKAQEVERRSEIKAMSHPSARTPDNCEEAGLPASPDRSCGLGHDAAGQEARADGPQPPEGEDLAMDSGLTSLSLEHSQQGIPSFPGDSCIRVAAPERPSVPSENHLQPSQSDPDASIFDMLREKTRVCKNGEETYPGDPGLKKLGTDSSQIHVPVTPQEDACLPTCGEKEQASRSELQREHPKDSLSDATRSAARDSVLESPATEQSELSAPVSPELPALGENGQEGARSDRRPSGVGPPAADTSEESSLAGNLNRKENCCAGQGPSKSRQELVGTLEVSSQHEEACLGDGGASEAADTRRLLEGLSKTEKTSANTVGTPPRQPEPVALLDAAHCPPVPAPASPSVTTTQDAPERESGAETQGGRQRPVLAPRKEMEQPATSDAEARELLGSFPSAQEQGRAAETSGNAGRGDLGMQSAPEDAGEAALNAGFLNTGQCPSPGEETSTSAPGEPCQAEQPSASCQDALPPAGELGGIHRSMAEIPEAQAVSSAERLLLSGPPEDAAPDPPYLHVEVAPREGAEDSGEKALSSQGPRAPGESTSPTEAPLLALENATSMKLSLGLPASLPQPAATGREITGAQASGGSSKAGTLEGPVDSMPYLDRMPLLTKGEHMLVEEKAAGAKPYEIPAPPACEEGMAGETAKGTKSIGERMVEPPEDLSRGTSGGLHARSKQTSTVSGFPDFREHITKIFEKAGLRALTADGPQGAPGEKARAGSSERDKDLIVPSPEKLLDGTQGVAIAPLPTPSPGLWVDSKEKKQELAGEAEISCVGPQAPAPEKLPGQVGPVTKQSLRSASVGKEMTGVAQMVQEREKPEGAGGAGPGLGSQAHSQQGRGCQGFASGLSSQVPPQSPREGASLQGDRVPPGKQQQETSTLSCQPGEDGAWGFAQAEALGGVSVCTSALGTSSPLGDVPIVAEAFSEPWTPDTLGGEKRHGGAARISDTPDARGGQSAPEPQAGAVAGAPLQPSPAAGAAGEAEGDVTLSTAETRAHVSGDLPETGTTRMLSGMAWPSVLPGSSGVPGCSEGAPRMEDEAARHGDSSAGLQQAEEQREPELPGPAGNRKVAVSSPPEPDESRDLELHSLAPEAPHGERYFQGKSPGPGPCTLPSVPEKDAPNVTGDVISDEARAVGDAERSVKSSSIADGVIQPAVLGDLENPPLAASSHHGDVISQVSTDLTARSISPAAAHVDLVLPASEHASLPFAPDGDGVEASAPSFQSLTEDVSRSSDSEEAFETPESTTPVKAPPAPPPPPPEVIPEPEISTQPPLEEPGCASESVCVPDGPRSSSVEGSPFHPPPHSSSAVFDEDKPIASSGTYNLDFDNIELVDDFQASEPRSSDSKSQDCKVNARRKSTDSVPTSKSTLSRSLSLQAGDFDGASCTGGTEAGVPAPDAYSSGSGSAASTLKRTKKPRPPSLKKKQTTKKPSETPPVKETQPEPAGESPVPSEENQVAETKTESTKTEGSGPALSEEAPLEPTAVPKAACAPDSESAEAAVPPASGGGRVQNSPPSGRKALPLATAPEAVEVTPLESGGQEDSPAKGLSVRLEFDYSEDKGSWDTQQENPPPTKKIGKKPVAKMPLRRPKMKKTPEKLDNSPASPTRSPAEPNDIPIAKGTYTFDIDKWDDPNFNPFSSTSKMQESPKLPQQSYTFGPDTCDESIDPFKTSSKTPSSPSKSPASFEIPASAIEANGVDGDGLNKPAKKKKTPLKTMVEDVMSVCSLFDTFRVKKSPKRSPLSDPPSQDPTPAVTPETPPVISTVVHATDEEKLAVTSQKWTCMTVDLEADKQDYPQPSDLSTFVNETKFNSPTEGKQLSQPDPHPASETTAPREQKARKETSKPDLGYRNSYEIEYMEKIGSSLPQDDDTPKKQALYLMFDTSQESPGQSPPVRMSESPTPCSGSSFEETEALVNTGAKIQHPVSRGLAPNQEPHLQVPEKSSQKELEAMALGTASDAIEITAPEGSFASADTLLSRLAHPASLCGALDYLEPDLAEKNPPVFAQKLQEELEFAIMRIEALKLARQIALASRIRQDTKREAAHPTDVSISKTALYSRIGTAEVETPTGLLFQQPNLDATLQMARAEIITKEREVSEWKDKYEESRREVMEMRKIVAEYEKTIAQMIEDEQREKSVSHQTVQQLVLEKEQALADLNSVEKSLADLFRRYEKMKEVLEGFRKNEEVLKKCAQEYLSRVKKEEQRYQALKVHAEEKLDRANAEIAQVRGKAQQEQAAYQASLRKEQLRVDALERTLEQKNKEIEELTKICDELIAKMGKS